From the genome of Kiritimatiellia bacterium, one region includes:
- a CDS encoding DMT family transporter: MSSRCLFLIWCAIVVLATSAGFLTRWCGDIPAASIGFWRVAGAALVWLPFGWIEWRRSDRPRLLTRGAVISGTFLGVHLASWSWALQNTTLSNAYLFMGLQPLLAPFVARPVLGERLNRGELAACLMASAGMAVILGGQFAMEPEHLAGSLVAFGSAVMCASFFVFTRKYRARQSSILFTLAVFATAAFVQGALALALDGQISAGQGAERFALLGLILFPTVGGHSLSIYLLRYVKSQLVALAVPAQFALATVGAIWFFDERMTPWLLGGAALVMAGVILGVMKSEPQSSVSAVANRES, translated from the coding sequence CCGCCGCGAGCATCGGTTTTTGGCGTGTTGCGGGAGCCGCGCTGGTGTGGTTGCCGTTTGGTTGGATCGAGTGGCGGCGATCTGACCGGCCACGACTGTTGACGCGTGGCGCGGTCATAAGCGGAACTTTTCTTGGCGTGCACCTGGCCTCATGGTCGTGGGCCCTGCAGAACACAACGCTGTCGAACGCCTATTTGTTCATGGGTTTGCAACCACTGTTGGCTCCCTTCGTCGCCCGACCGGTTCTTGGCGAGCGGTTGAATCGGGGAGAGTTGGCCGCTTGCTTGATGGCGTCAGCGGGGATGGCCGTGATTCTGGGAGGACAGTTCGCTATGGAACCCGAGCACCTCGCCGGGTCCTTGGTAGCGTTTGGTTCCGCGGTGATGTGCGCGAGCTTTTTTGTCTTCACACGCAAATACCGCGCGCGGCAATCGTCGATTTTATTTACGCTTGCGGTCTTCGCGACGGCCGCGTTTGTACAGGGCGCTCTCGCACTCGCGCTCGACGGCCAGATCAGCGCGGGGCAAGGCGCTGAGCGATTTGCGTTGCTGGGGTTGATTCTCTTCCCGACCGTTGGCGGACACTCCCTTTCGATCTACCTGCTGCGATATGTGAAGTCGCAACTGGTAGCGCTTGCCGTTCCGGCGCAGTTCGCCCTGGCGACGGTCGGAGCCATCTGGTTTTTTGACGAGCGCATGACTCCATGGTTGCTTGGCGGAGCCGCCCTCGTCATGGCAGGCGTGATTCTGGGTGTCATGAAGAGCGAGCCGCAAAGTTCAGTTTCAGCCGTCGCCAATCGCGAATCCTGA